The following coding sequences are from one Coffea arabica cultivar ET-39 chromosome 11e, Coffea Arabica ET-39 HiFi, whole genome shotgun sequence window:
- the LOC113718356 gene encoding abscisic acid receptor PYL4-like has protein sequence MVFQLPPTVSSDHNPVLQPNECSSTLFQTIAAPAFVVWALVSDFENPQRYKPFVRSFRIIDGQVNQVGCLRRVDVTSGLPASYSIERLEILDHDQRIFGFSIVSGDHRLSNYRSIMSLHPNGGDETVVVETYVIDAAEANTKEEMCTFVDTIVKLNLRTFSRVAEDLAGKAQQQV, from the coding sequence ATGGTTTTTCAGCTTCCCCCAACCGTTTCCAGCGACCACAACCCTGTTTTGCAGCCGAACGAATGTTCATCTACTTTGTTCCAAACTATCGCAGCTCCTGCCTTCGTCGTTTGGGCTCTGGTTTCCGACTTTGAAAATCCTCAACGCTACAAGCCGTTCGTGAGATCCTTCAGAATCATAGATGGCCAGGTGAACCAAGTCGGATGCTTACGCCGTGTGGATGTCACGTCAGGACTTCCAGCCTCCTATAGCATCGAGCGGCTGGAGATTCTTGATCATGATCAGCGCATCTTCGGGTTCAGCATTGTCAGCGGCGACCACCGGTTGTCGAACTATCGCTCGATCATGAGCCTACACCCCAATGGCGGCGATGAGACGGTGGTTGTGGAGACGTACGTGATTGATGCGGCCGAGGCCAACACGAAAGAAGAGATGTGTACCTTTGTGGATACGATCGTGAAACTGAACTTGAGGACCTTTTCCAGAGTTGCTGAGGATTTGGCGGGCAAAGCGCAACAAcaggtttga
- the LOC113718311 gene encoding phenylcoumaran benzylic ether reductase POP1-like codes for MDVKSKILIIGGTGNIGKYLVEASAKAGHPTFALVRESTISDPKRAAIIESFKSLGVIFLHGDLHNHQQLVNAIKQVDIVISAVGGDLVAHQVKIIEAIKEAGNIKRFLPSEFGVDVDRANAVEPAASLNRTKVEIRRAIEAEGTPYTYLVSNGFAGYLNYILNNFGDSFSASPPRDKIVILGDGNPKVVFTKEEDIAAYTIKAADDLRTLNKSVYITPPANTLSYNEIVSLWEKKIGKTLEKIYVPGDEVLKKIQEASMPLKLLLSLAYTFFVKGEIANFEIKASFGMEATELYPDVKYTTLDEYLSQFVSN; via the exons ATGGATGTCAAAAGCAAGATTTTGATCATTGGGGGCACTGGAAACATCGGGAAATATTTAGTGGAAGCGAGCGCAAAAGCAGGGCACCCAACGTTTGCACTGGTCCGAGAAAGCACAATTTCAGATCCTAAGAGGGCAGCCATCATCGAGAGTTTCAAGAGTTTGGGAGTCATATTTCTTCAT GGAGATCTACACAATCATCAGCAGTTGGTAAATGCAATCAAACAAGTTGACATAGTGATCTCTGCAGTCGGGGGAGATTTGGTAGCTCATCAAGTCAAGATTATTGAAGCAATTAAAGAAGCTGGAAACATCAAA AGATTTTTACCTTCTGAATTTGGGGTTGATGTGGATCGTGCGAACGCTGTTGAGCCTGCTGCTAGCTTAAACAGGACCAAGGTTGAGATCCGCAGAGCCATTGAGGCAGAAGGGACACCTTACACTTACTTAGTGTCTAACGGATTTGCTGGTTACTTGAATTATATCCTCAACAACTTTGGAGACTCTTTCTCTGCAAGTCCTCCCAGAGACAAAATTGTCATTCTTGGCGATGGAAATCCAAAAG TTGTTTTCACCAAGGAAGAAGACATTGCTGCATACACCATCAAAGCAGCAGATGACCTAAGGACTCTGAACAAGAGTGTGTACATTACACCCCCTGCCAACACCTTGTCCTACAACGAAATAGTATCATTGTGGGAAAAGAAAATTGGCAAGACCCTCGAAAAGATCTACGTTCCAGGGGACGAAGTTCTTAAGAAAATTCAAG AGGCTTCAATGCCATTAAAATTGCTCCTGTCTTTGGCATACACATTTTTCGTGAAGGGAGAAATAGCCAACTTTGAGATCAAGGCTTCTTTTGGCATGGAGGCAACGGAGCTCTATCCTGATGTTAAATACACCACACTTGATGAGTACCTCAGCCAGTTTGTATCAAATTAG